Proteins from one Oryza sativa Japonica Group chromosome 12, ASM3414082v1 genomic window:
- the LOC4352348 gene encoding uncharacterized protein: MAPPAAAATSSSSSYTDTSGSSSDSSSSSGSDRRRRRARHRSGHRKDAAAAASSSSSALKARKDRRSRHKRRRRERRRSPSDDDSYSSSSSYDSEHEGKSRKHKKSRSSRKSRERERSKDRHSKRDKSKHKELGFVNE; the protein is encoded by the exons atggcgccgccggccgccgccgcgacctcctcgtcgtcctcctacACCGACACCTCGGGCTCCTCCTCCgactcgtcctcgtcctcgggGAGcgaccgacgccgacgccgcgcccgccACCGCAGCGGCCACCGGAAggatgccgcggcggcggcgtcgtcctcgtcgtcggcgctgAAGGCGCGCAAGGACCGGAGGTCCCGCCACAAGCGGCgccggagggagcggcggcggtcccCGTCCGACGACGACAGCTACAG TAGCTCAAGCTCTTACGACAGTGAACATGAGGGCAAATCACGCAAGCACAAGAAGAGCAGATCATCAAGGAAG TCTAGGGAGAGGGAGCGAAGCAAGGATAGGCATTCTAAACGAGACAAGAGCAAACATAAAGAg CTGGGATTCGTGAACGAGTGA